In Rhodococcus sp. OK302, one genomic interval encodes:
- a CDS encoding FxsA family protein — MIAAVFLLYVIVEIAALVLVGNAIGIAWTVLLFLAGSLVGLVLMRSQWRKVMDGFRKATRGEGSPSLAVADGALVAAGSALMFVPGLVTSVLGLLLLIPPTRWALRPLAVLLAGKRAAAFAAGGDAFAGTVGYAARMRGNGEVIDGEIIVETPTATTEYVSSNGKELVLEGEILDTDTPTRSRGPQY, encoded by the coding sequence ATGATTGCCGCCGTTTTCCTGCTTTACGTCATCGTTGAGATCGCCGCACTGGTCCTTGTAGGCAACGCCATCGGTATCGCCTGGACGGTTCTGCTGTTCCTTGCGGGCTCGCTGGTCGGGTTGGTGCTCATGCGTTCGCAGTGGCGAAAAGTCATGGACGGATTCCGCAAAGCAACACGCGGCGAAGGTTCGCCCTCGCTCGCCGTCGCTGACGGAGCCCTGGTTGCAGCCGGATCGGCATTGATGTTCGTCCCCGGCCTTGTCACGTCCGTCTTGGGTCTGCTACTGCTGATTCCTCCGACGCGTTGGGCATTGCGTCCGCTGGCAGTCCTTCTGGCGGGCAAGCGTGCGGCAGCCTTCGCGGCCGGCGGCGACGCCTTTGCCGGAACGGTGGGCTACGCAGCGCGGATGCGCGGCAACGGTGAGGTCATCGACGGAGAAATCATCGTCGAAACACCTACCGCCACCACCGAATATGTGAGCAGCAACGGCAAGGAACTTGTCCTCGAAGGTGAGATTCTCGACACGGATACACCTACCCGTTCGCGAGGGCCGCAGTACTAG
- a CDS encoding DUF6131 family protein, whose amino-acid sequence MIVLGIILALVGYFTTISILTTIGIILVVVGAVLTLLGTTGRAVGGRKVWY is encoded by the coding sequence ATGATTGTCCTGGGCATCATATTGGCATTGGTCGGTTACTTCACAACGATCAGCATTCTGACCACGATCGGCATCATCTTGGTGGTCGTGGGCGCAGTGTTGACACTCCTCGGCACCACTGGACGCGCGGTGGGCGGCCGCAAAGTCTGGTATTGA
- a CDS encoding DUF4235 domain-containing protein produces MSAMPKAMYRPLSLATSVLGGIAAGAVFQQVWKRLGHNENAPDPQDLSRSSKEVLIAAALQGAIFAVVKAAVDRAGAKSYRALAHENPM; encoded by the coding sequence ATGAGTGCAATGCCCAAAGCGATGTACAGACCACTTTCACTCGCAACGAGTGTTCTTGGTGGGATCGCCGCCGGGGCGGTGTTCCAGCAGGTTTGGAAGCGCCTCGGACACAACGAAAATGCCCCTGATCCACAAGACCTCAGCAGGTCGAGCAAAGAAGTGCTGATTGCGGCAGCGCTGCAGGGAGCGATTTTTGCAGTAGTGAAAGCAGCAGTGGACCGAGCCGGCGCCAAGAGCTACCGGGCACTCGCTCACGAGAATCCGATGTGA
- a CDS encoding RNA polymerase-binding protein RbpA gives MADRVLRGSRLGAVSYETDRDHDLAPRRMAKYKCDNGEIFDIPFADEAEIPGVWMCRNGLEGALMEGTAPEAKKVKPPRTHWDMLLERRSVEELEELLKERMDLLKAKRRGA, from the coding sequence ATGGCAGATCGCGTACTTCGAGGTAGCCGTCTCGGAGCTGTTAGCTACGAGACCGACCGTGACCATGACCTCGCCCCCCGTCGTATGGCGAAATACAAGTGCGACAACGGTGAGATCTTTGACATCCCGTTCGCCGACGAAGCCGAGATCCCCGGCGTCTGGATGTGCCGCAACGGCCTCGAGGGTGCCCTCATGGAGGGAACTGCTCCCGAAGCCAAGAAGGTCAAGCCGCCGCGCACCCACTGGGACATGCTGCTCGAGCGTCGTTCCGTCGAGGAACTCGAAGAACTCCTCAAGGAGCGTATGGATCTCCTCAAGGCCAAGCGTCGCGGAGCTTGA
- a CDS encoding MerR family transcriptional regulator gives MTLESQSRSLRGVYGISVMSELSGVGPQTLRLYERRGLLTPTRTDGGTRRYSESDLDMLARITALIDDGVNLVGIRLILSLEAENSILAARIAQLSESADGQA, from the coding sequence GTGACGTTGGAGTCTCAGTCACGTTCGCTTCGCGGCGTATACGGGATCTCGGTGATGTCTGAACTGTCCGGAGTTGGGCCGCAGACCTTGAGGCTCTATGAGCGGCGAGGGTTGTTGACGCCCACTCGCACTGACGGCGGAACCCGTCGGTACAGCGAATCGGATCTGGACATGCTGGCTCGCATCACGGCGTTGATCGATGACGGCGTGAATTTGGTCGGAATCCGGTTGATTCTCTCGCTCGAAGCCGAGAATTCAATTCTTGCGGCGCGGATCGCTCAGTTGAGCGAATCGGCTGACGGTCAGGCTTGA
- a CDS encoding GAF and ANTAR domain-containing protein: MAMAGLDNTLKEPAAVFAALAQILYSAEDSAEVYNAICSAAVELIPGCDHASLMLRRGKTNVTVAASDEIAAYADELERATGEGPCIDALETDLPQLESDLRTPNQWPEFAQKAVSETPIRGSMGFRLMVDRRKFGALNLFSDTPGAFSKDVADQAVVLTSFASVAVTALSRGEDSDSLRRGLASNREIGQAVGLLMALHRVSEDKAIDTLIRTSQEMNVKVADLARKVIVDHRSTLD; the protein is encoded by the coding sequence ATGGCGATGGCTGGGCTCGATAACACACTGAAAGAACCCGCAGCGGTGTTCGCGGCGTTGGCACAGATTCTCTACTCCGCAGAGGATAGCGCCGAGGTGTACAACGCAATTTGTTCGGCCGCTGTCGAGTTGATTCCTGGTTGTGATCATGCCAGTTTGATGCTGCGCCGGGGAAAGACCAACGTCACTGTCGCTGCAAGTGACGAGATTGCCGCTTACGCAGACGAACTGGAACGCGCCACGGGAGAAGGTCCATGCATCGACGCTCTCGAAACGGACCTCCCACAACTCGAATCCGATCTCAGGACTCCGAATCAGTGGCCCGAATTCGCGCAGAAAGCTGTGTCGGAGACGCCGATTCGCGGGTCGATGGGTTTCCGACTGATGGTCGACCGTCGCAAGTTTGGCGCCCTCAACCTCTTCTCCGATACACCCGGTGCCTTCTCGAAAGACGTAGCCGACCAGGCGGTCGTATTGACTTCTTTCGCGTCTGTCGCGGTCACAGCACTTTCGCGAGGTGAGGATTCGGATTCGCTGCGGCGAGGCCTGGCGAGTAACCGTGAGATCGGCCAGGCTGTCGGCCTGTTGATGGCATTGCATCGAGTATCCGAGGACAAGGCCATCGACACCCTGATACGAACTTCTCAGGAGATGAACGTCAAGGTCGCGGACCTTGCTCGCAAGGTCATCGTCGACCATCGCTCTACTCTCGATTGA
- a CDS encoding TerD family protein, translating into MTEVGKGSKTDLLDASYTIAIGTGGVVDIAAVLLGADGKVRTDDDFVFFNNPKAPGVALVSDEAITVDLAALPADVHRVLITGSTEAQGKNFSDVASIQVDTRGASQQLSFVPTGLTTETVLQLVALYRRGTGWRLDAVGQGYSAGLAAFAAEHGIDVDDDEPSSAAEPEQPAASPAPTISFEKVSVSLTKDSPDKTARIDLRKSQGDPSWVLTVGLEWDGRGAKYDDNGKVKKYGEGDLDVYFFCRNEDTNDYVVISGEPNHRGGLETWPHIYHYGDSAGPGKGKKAAVEQVRVIPHENGDLLVNVYQSVDNGAGAIDTFGKPRVAIRYGKAGKDGLPGPDADEILVFVGNGKNSFWATIAHIDVQDGVLTVDGETRYSKTLSERMPGLDTDGQWMQRPKSGPKGRSKKANKGVGLDKYSGQCEPAPKKRR; encoded by the coding sequence ATGACCGAGGTAGGTAAGGGTTCCAAGACCGATCTGCTCGACGCGAGTTACACCATCGCGATCGGCACCGGCGGTGTCGTGGACATTGCGGCAGTTCTGCTCGGCGCCGACGGGAAGGTTCGCACCGACGATGACTTCGTGTTCTTCAACAATCCGAAAGCGCCGGGCGTGGCGCTCGTTTCGGATGAGGCAATCACCGTCGACCTCGCTGCACTTCCGGCCGATGTTCACCGCGTCCTGATCACCGGCAGTACCGAGGCGCAGGGCAAGAACTTTTCCGATGTGGCGTCGATTCAAGTGGACACGCGCGGGGCCTCGCAGCAATTGTCTTTTGTCCCAACAGGTTTGACTACCGAAACCGTTTTGCAGTTGGTGGCGTTGTATCGACGCGGCACCGGGTGGCGTCTCGACGCCGTCGGGCAGGGATACAGCGCCGGGTTGGCAGCCTTTGCCGCCGAACACGGTATCGACGTCGATGACGACGAACCGAGCAGTGCTGCGGAACCGGAACAGCCCGCAGCCAGTCCGGCGCCGACCATCAGCTTCGAAAAAGTGTCCGTCAGCCTCACGAAAGACTCTCCGGACAAGACTGCGCGCATTGACCTGCGTAAAAGTCAGGGCGACCCCAGTTGGGTCTTGACCGTGGGTCTGGAATGGGACGGCCGCGGCGCAAAATACGACGACAACGGCAAGGTCAAGAAGTACGGCGAAGGCGACCTCGACGTGTACTTCTTCTGCCGCAACGAGGACACCAACGACTACGTCGTGATCAGCGGTGAGCCGAATCATCGTGGCGGACTGGAAACCTGGCCGCACATCTACCACTACGGCGACAGCGCGGGACCCGGTAAGGGCAAGAAGGCTGCCGTCGAGCAGGTTCGCGTCATTCCGCACGAGAACGGCGATCTGCTGGTCAACGTGTATCAGAGCGTGGACAACGGGGCCGGCGCCATCGACACCTTCGGTAAGCCTCGCGTCGCAATCCGCTACGGCAAGGCTGGCAAAGATGGACTGCCTGGCCCTGACGCCGATGAAATTCTTGTCTTCGTCGGCAACGGCAAGAACTCGTTCTGGGCGACCATCGCGCACATCGATGTCCAAGACGGCGTTCTGACCGTCGACGGCGAGACTCGATACAGCAAAACGCTCAGCGAACGGATGCCTGGTCTGGACACCGACGGCCAATGGATGCAGCGTCCCAAATCGGGTCCGAAGGGTCGAAGCAAGAAGGCGAACAAGGGCGTCGGACTCGACAAGTACTCCGGCCAATGCGAACCGGCGCCGAAGAAGCGTCGCTGA
- a CDS encoding Dps family protein produces MPNFTVPGLSTEDGTSVAAVLQERLSAYNDLHLTLKHIHWNVVGPNFIGVHEMIDPQVDLVRGFADDVAERIAALGNSPKGTAGAIAADRTWDDYSVGRDDASAHLAALDLVYTGVITDCRAAIESVGKIDPITEDMLIGQSAQLEKFQWFVRAHLENSGGSLVHEGSSTELGAADKARQN; encoded by the coding sequence ATGCCAAATTTCACGGTACCGGGACTGAGCACTGAAGACGGCACGAGTGTCGCCGCAGTTCTTCAGGAACGACTCAGCGCCTACAACGATCTGCATCTGACTCTCAAACACATTCACTGGAATGTCGTGGGCCCGAACTTCATCGGCGTACATGAAATGATCGACCCTCAAGTTGATTTGGTCCGCGGATTCGCCGACGACGTCGCCGAACGAATCGCTGCACTGGGCAACTCCCCCAAGGGAACCGCCGGCGCCATCGCCGCCGACCGCACCTGGGACGACTACTCCGTCGGCCGTGACGACGCCAGCGCACACCTCGCCGCCCTGGACCTCGTGTACACCGGCGTCATCACCGACTGCCGTGCAGCGATCGAATCCGTCGGAAAGATCGATCCGATCACCGAAGACATGTTGATCGGCCAGAGCGCTCAGTTGGAAAAATTCCAATGGTTCGTTCGAGCCCACCTCGAGAATTCCGGCGGAAGCCTTGTGCATGAAGGAAGTTCGACGGAGCTCGGCGCAGCCGATAAGGCCCGCCAAAACTGA
- a CDS encoding GlsB/YeaQ/YmgE family stress response membrane protein, with protein sequence MLGLGIIGWIIIGGLAGWIGSKIMKTDASMGIVLNIVVGIIGGLIGGFLLKLLGVDVNGGGLIFSFLTCILGAVILLFLVKAVAGRR encoded by the coding sequence GTGCTCGGCCTAGGCATTATCGGATGGATCATCATCGGCGGACTCGCCGGCTGGATCGGCAGCAAGATCATGAAAACCGATGCCTCCATGGGCATCGTGCTGAATATCGTCGTCGGCATCATCGGCGGCCTGATCGGCGGATTCCTGCTCAAATTGCTCGGTGTCGACGTCAACGGTGGCGGTCTGATCTTCAGTTTCCTCACTTGCATACTCGGCGCGGTGATCTTGCTCTTCCTCGTCAAAGCCGTCGCCGGCCGACGCTGA
- a CDS encoding amidohydrolase — translation MTTRLLVNGRIYSSFAPDATSLAITDGIVVWVGEDRAGRALHPDAEIEDLGGAFVTPGFVDTHVHITALGLTIVGLDLVGTTSLDECLSRVTAFADANPDAVIWGHGWDDTEWAQPTAPSTADLDAAAPGRKVYLSRIDVHSAVCSSALRDGIEGLTSQAGYSADGPLTFDAHHLARASARNLLTAEQRSAARTAALDLCASRGIVAVHECGGPDISGLTDFQELLAHDHGVEVRGYWGEHVTTAEDARALLDKTGAHGLGGDLFIDGSLGSHTAWLLEPYADQPDSTGNAYLDVDAIAAHIRACTLAGIQAGFHAIGDGAVSAAAAAFRQVAEELGGPKVAALGHRLEHAEMMSIADAETFATVGVIASVQPVFDALWGGTDGLYATRLGAERAVALNPFAPAAAKGVSLAFSSDAPVTPVEPWAMVRAAVHHRTDGSGISPRAAFSAATRGAWRAGGVRDGAAGTLNPGAPASYVIWEAGDLEVSAPADSVQRWSTDPRSRVPALPRLSDDAPAPVCVRSVHRGRVVYER, via the coding sequence GTGACTACTCGTCTGCTGGTCAACGGCCGGATCTACAGTTCTTTTGCACCTGACGCGACCTCGCTCGCCATCACCGACGGCATCGTCGTCTGGGTGGGCGAGGACCGCGCTGGACGTGCACTTCATCCCGACGCGGAAATCGAGGATCTGGGCGGTGCGTTTGTCACCCCAGGTTTTGTCGACACTCACGTCCACATCACCGCGTTGGGTCTCACCATCGTCGGACTCGATCTGGTGGGAACAACGTCGCTCGACGAATGCCTCTCGCGGGTAACGGCATTCGCCGACGCTAATCCTGACGCCGTCATCTGGGGTCACGGTTGGGACGACACCGAATGGGCGCAGCCCACCGCGCCGTCAACAGCCGATCTCGATGCCGCCGCACCCGGCCGCAAGGTGTACCTCTCTCGGATCGACGTGCACTCGGCAGTGTGCTCGAGTGCGTTGCGCGACGGGATCGAGGGGCTCACCTCCCAGGCCGGGTACTCCGCAGATGGTCCGCTCACTTTCGACGCCCACCACCTTGCGCGCGCTTCGGCTCGCAATCTCCTCACCGCTGAACAACGCAGTGCCGCCCGCACCGCAGCACTTGATCTGTGCGCATCACGCGGAATCGTCGCAGTCCACGAGTGCGGTGGCCCGGATATCTCCGGTCTCACCGACTTCCAGGAACTCCTCGCGCACGACCACGGCGTCGAGGTTCGCGGCTACTGGGGCGAGCACGTCACCACGGCAGAAGATGCACGCGCACTCCTCGACAAGACCGGTGCTCACGGACTCGGCGGCGACCTCTTCATCGACGGTTCCCTCGGATCCCATACGGCCTGGTTGCTCGAACCCTATGCAGATCAGCCGGATTCGACGGGTAACGCCTACCTTGACGTCGACGCTATCGCTGCACACATCCGCGCCTGCACGCTCGCCGGAATCCAAGCGGGCTTCCATGCCATCGGTGACGGCGCAGTGTCTGCGGCCGCGGCAGCATTCCGTCAGGTCGCTGAGGAACTCGGCGGACCCAAGGTCGCCGCTCTCGGGCATCGCCTCGAGCACGCCGAGATGATGTCGATCGCCGACGCCGAAACATTTGCGACAGTGGGCGTCATCGCGAGCGTCCAACCGGTTTTCGACGCACTGTGGGGCGGAACCGACGGCCTGTACGCAACGCGTCTGGGCGCCGAGCGCGCGGTCGCTCTCAATCCGTTTGCCCCGGCAGCTGCCAAGGGTGTCTCACTGGCATTCAGTTCCGATGCGCCCGTCACTCCGGTTGAACCGTGGGCGATGGTCCGGGCCGCAGTGCATCACCGCACCGACGGCAGCGGCATCTCACCGCGCGCAGCCTTCTCGGCGGCGACTCGTGGCGCGTGGCGCGCCGGAGGAGTTCGCGACGGAGCAGCCGGAACGCTCAATCCGGGTGCTCCGGCGTCGTACGTCATCTGGGAAGCCGGCGATCTCGAGGTGAGCGCACCCGCCGATTCGGTGCAGCGCTGGTCCACCGATCCGCGCTCACGGGTTCCGGCGTTGCCGCGACTGAGCGACGACGCTCCAGCCCCGGTGTGCGTTCGATCGGTGCATCGCGGACGCGTCGTTTATGAGCGTTGA
- a CDS encoding CsbD family protein has product MADFLDKAKHRAEELIGEAKEKIGHKTDNDDLAAEGTKDQISGKTKQVGDDISDAASDLKNKLTN; this is encoded by the coding sequence ATGGCTGATTTCCTCGACAAGGCAAAGCACAGGGCCGAAGAACTCATCGGTGAAGCAAAAGAAAAGATCGGCCACAAGACGGACAACGACGACCTCGCCGCCGAAGGCACCAAGGATCAGATTTCAGGCAAGACCAAACAGGTTGGCGACGACATCTCCGATGCTGCAAGCGATCTCAAGAACAAGTTGACCAACTGA
- a CDS encoding flavin monoamine oxidase family protein, producing MSPTVSSTGSVLVIGAGIAGLTAARDLVRLGRQVTVLEARERVGGRLWTDRTRPEMPLDLGASWIHGIEKNPVTQLRDEFGLPTVVLNQNLITTYSGSRHLDPAAMNAYGIDFEGVMTAIQELAGQPRFANTSFAAAVELVLPQLGLSDIRADLIRNTVRHFVQDSFGADADQVPLWVGQHHDSHGGDEVVFPRGYDEIATRLAENLDVRLGQVVNRIAYSAAGVRVHTDNDIFDADHVIVTLPLGVLKAGSVTFDPPLPTAKQAAIGRLGMGVYNKLYLRFDVQFWDDAEMIGQFGLPDDPMAAWFPLQTVAGVPLIVALRGGSVARRIESLDDAATVAEGMRALRVIYGERVPEPCDYQVTRWSTDPYARGSYSYPGIESTPDDRAIVAEPIGNRVFFAGEATHATESSTVHGALLTGQREADLISRIG from the coding sequence ATGAGTCCCACTGTGTCGTCTACAGGTTCGGTTCTTGTAATCGGAGCGGGCATCGCCGGCCTGACCGCAGCACGCGACCTGGTTCGGCTCGGGCGTCAGGTGACGGTGCTCGAAGCACGCGAGCGTGTGGGTGGCCGACTGTGGACCGATCGCACGCGGCCCGAGATGCCACTGGATCTGGGTGCATCGTGGATCCACGGCATCGAGAAAAACCCCGTAACGCAACTACGCGACGAGTTCGGTCTGCCCACCGTGGTGCTCAACCAGAACCTGATCACCACCTACAGTGGCAGCCGGCACCTGGACCCGGCAGCGATGAACGCGTACGGCATCGACTTCGAGGGTGTCATGACGGCGATACAGGAGCTGGCCGGACAACCACGGTTCGCGAACACCTCCTTCGCCGCTGCCGTCGAATTGGTGCTGCCGCAGTTGGGGCTGAGCGACATTCGCGCCGACCTCATTCGAAACACCGTCCGACACTTCGTCCAGGACTCCTTCGGCGCCGACGCCGATCAAGTTCCCCTGTGGGTTGGGCAGCACCATGACAGTCATGGCGGTGACGAGGTGGTCTTTCCTCGCGGCTACGACGAGATCGCGACCCGGCTAGCCGAGAACCTCGACGTTCGGTTGGGGCAGGTTGTCAATCGAATTGCGTACAGTGCCGCCGGTGTTCGGGTGCACACCGACAACGATATTTTCGACGCCGACCATGTGATCGTCACCCTTCCACTGGGCGTATTGAAGGCGGGCTCCGTTACTTTCGACCCGCCCTTGCCCACAGCGAAACAAGCGGCGATTGGACGCCTCGGTATGGGCGTCTACAACAAGCTGTATCTGCGTTTCGACGTTCAATTCTGGGACGACGCCGAGATGATCGGCCAGTTCGGTTTGCCGGACGATCCGATGGCCGCATGGTTTCCGCTTCAAACGGTGGCCGGTGTTCCCCTGATCGTTGCGCTGCGCGGCGGCTCGGTCGCGCGCCGCATCGAATCCCTCGATGATGCCGCCACCGTTGCTGAAGGGATGCGTGCCTTGCGTGTCATCTACGGCGAGCGCGTGCCTGAACCGTGCGACTACCAGGTGACTCGATGGTCGACGGACCCTTACGCGCGCGGTTCCTACTCGTATCCCGGGATCGAGTCGACGCCTGACGACCGAGCAATCGTCGCCGAACCGATCGGAAACCGAGTCTTTTTCGCCGGTGAAGCCACACATGCCACCGAATCCTCCACCGTCCACGGGGCGCTGTTGACCGGTCAACGCGAGGCCGACCTCATCTCGAGAATCGGATGA
- the lnt gene encoding apolipoprotein N-acyltransferase, with protein sequence MWLRSLYSAAGGYLIFAGFPPRPLWFLAPIGIALLTCVLTNFGRGGLRLRAGFGYGYLAGLGFLVPLLPWIGVFVGAVPWIALAAVESLFIGLFGLLAVLVSRLPWAPLWIAAVWTLTEWLRSSVPFGGFPWGRLAFGQSEGWLLPLASIGGAPLLSFAVALTGTGLAAVAIAVAAKHWHRGFFGAVAAAIVPVILAGVVAPFLATMDSGDRTVTVAAIQGSVPRLGLDFNSQRKQVLDNHVAETLRLAAEVDAGRVKQPDIVIWPENASDIDPLRNIDAAADITRASVSIGAPILVGTVLVNADHTTTNSVIVWDGNKGPQEQHDKKIIQPFGEYLPYRDFFRKFSEYADRAGNFVPGDGNGVVQAAGVPIGIATCYEVAFDRAFQESVRNGAQLLAVPTNNATFGDTEMTYQQLAMSRVRAVEHGRAVVVAATSGVSAIISPDGSVTSQTDLFVPEFLVADVPLSTDKTVASRVGPAPEVLLCLLAAGAIVMAVIIRRRERTLPETGEQQ encoded by the coding sequence ATGTGGTTGCGCTCGCTGTATTCGGCGGCCGGCGGGTATCTGATCTTCGCGGGATTTCCGCCTCGGCCTCTGTGGTTTCTCGCGCCGATCGGTATCGCACTGCTGACCTGTGTGCTGACCAACTTCGGCCGCGGGGGACTGCGCCTGCGTGCAGGTTTCGGATACGGCTACCTCGCCGGCCTCGGTTTCCTGGTGCCGCTACTGCCGTGGATCGGTGTGTTTGTCGGCGCCGTGCCATGGATAGCGCTCGCTGCCGTGGAATCGCTGTTCATCGGACTGTTCGGGCTGCTGGCCGTACTGGTGTCGCGGTTGCCGTGGGCGCCGCTGTGGATTGCTGCCGTGTGGACATTGACGGAATGGCTCAGATCCAGTGTTCCGTTCGGCGGCTTCCCCTGGGGCAGGCTCGCATTTGGTCAATCCGAAGGGTGGCTGCTTCCGCTCGCGAGCATCGGCGGTGCGCCGCTACTCAGTTTTGCGGTGGCACTGACCGGAACCGGGTTGGCCGCAGTAGCGATTGCGGTTGCTGCCAAACATTGGCACCGAGGATTTTTCGGCGCTGTTGCGGCTGCGATCGTTCCCGTCATTCTGGCTGGCGTCGTCGCACCGTTTCTCGCCACGATGGATTCCGGTGATCGCACCGTCACCGTCGCAGCTATTCAGGGCAGCGTGCCGCGGTTGGGACTGGACTTCAACTCGCAACGCAAGCAGGTTCTCGACAACCACGTCGCCGAAACTTTGAGGTTGGCGGCGGAAGTCGACGCCGGACGCGTCAAACAACCCGACATCGTCATCTGGCCCGAGAATGCCTCCGACATAGATCCGTTGCGCAACATCGATGCGGCAGCTGACATCACCCGCGCGTCCGTATCGATCGGTGCGCCGATTCTGGTCGGCACTGTGCTCGTCAATGCCGACCACACGACCACGAACTCCGTGATCGTCTGGGACGGAAACAAAGGCCCGCAGGAGCAGCACGACAAGAAGATCATCCAACCGTTCGGCGAGTACCTGCCCTACCGAGACTTCTTCCGGAAATTCTCGGAATACGCAGACCGTGCCGGCAACTTCGTCCCCGGTGACGGCAACGGTGTCGTCCAGGCCGCAGGCGTGCCGATCGGTATCGCTACCTGCTACGAGGTGGCATTCGACCGGGCGTTCCAGGAATCCGTTCGCAACGGAGCGCAACTCCTCGCCGTACCGACCAACAACGCCACCTTCGGCGACACCGAGATGACGTACCAGCAGTTGGCGATGTCCCGCGTGCGGGCCGTCGAACACGGCCGCGCCGTTGTCGTGGCAGCCACCAGTGGCGTCAGCGCGATCATTTCTCCCGACGGTTCCGTAACCTCGCAAACCGATCTTTTTGTCCCCGAATTCCTCGTTGCCGATGTACCGCTGTCGACTGACAAAACTGTGGCTTCGCGCGTGGGCCCCGCACCTGAGGTACTGCTGTGCCTCCTCGCGGCGGGCGCAATCGTGATGGCAGTGATTATCCGGCGTCGTGAACGCACCCTTCCCGAAACAGGAGAGCAGCAATGA
- a CDS encoding YncE family protein, producing MSVIILNRPHPLKQWPKAAAALSAGALALTMALGGAVGTASADTVLTPVIGVGAAPWGVAITADGARAYVANRTDNTVSVIDTTTNTVIGNPITVGIQPTGIRIAPNGNAYVTNIGAGTVSVIDTDTNTVIGNPITVGRAPR from the coding sequence ATGTCGGTGATAATTCTCAATCGACCGCATCCGCTCAAACAGTGGCCCAAAGCCGCCGCAGCGTTGAGCGCCGGTGCACTCGCCCTGACCATGGCCCTCGGCGGTGCGGTCGGTACTGCATCGGCAGACACCGTCCTCACCCCTGTCATCGGCGTCGGTGCAGCACCGTGGGGTGTGGCGATCACGGCCGACGGCGCTCGCGCCTACGTCGCCAACCGGACTGACAACACAGTGTCGGTCATCGACACCACCACCAACACGGTCATCGGCAACCCCATCACCGTCGGAATCCAACCGACCGGGATCAGGATCGCTCCCAACGGCAACGCGTACGTCACCAACATCGGCGCCGGCACGGTCTCGGTGATCGACACCGACACCAACACCGTCATCGGCAACCCCATCACCGTCGGCCGGGCGCCGCGATGA
- a CDS encoding response regulator, whose amino-acid sequence MPISVLIVDDQELMRMGLNMVLGAHEDISVVGEAGDGAAAVTAAISLKPDVVLMDVRMPIVDGVRATEQILASGIESRVLVMTTFDLDEHALGALRAGASGFLLKDTPPEDLVSAIRSVAAGDAVVSPKVTRRLLSRFIVDGPAPRRDPIILDVLTEREREVLGQVATGRSNTEIAQQLFLSESTIKSHIGRILTKLDLRDRVQAVVLAYETGLVTPSA is encoded by the coding sequence GTGCCTATCTCCGTGCTGATTGTCGACGACCAGGAACTGATGCGGATGGGGCTGAACATGGTCCTCGGTGCGCACGAGGATATTTCTGTCGTCGGCGAAGCTGGGGACGGGGCTGCCGCGGTTACGGCGGCAATTTCCCTGAAACCGGATGTCGTCCTGATGGACGTACGGATGCCGATCGTCGACGGCGTCAGGGCAACGGAACAGATTTTGGCGTCGGGAATCGAATCCCGAGTGCTGGTGATGACAACCTTCGATCTGGACGAACACGCACTCGGAGCATTGCGCGCCGGGGCCAGTGGATTCCTACTCAAGGACACACCGCCCGAAGACTTGGTCTCGGCGATCCGCAGTGTTGCCGCCGGCGATGCCGTCGTATCACCGAAGGTGACGCGGCGATTACTGTCGCGATTCATCGTCGACGGACCGGCACCCCGGCGTGATCCGATCATTCTCGACGTCTTGACCGAGCGTGAGCGTGAGGTTCTCGGCCAGGTTGCGACGGGACGATCGAACACAGAAATCGCGCAGCAACTATTTCTTTCCGAATCGACGATCAAGTCTCATATCGGCCGAATTCTGACAAAGCTGGATCTCCGTGACCGCGTTCAAGCGGTGGTGCTGGCCTACGAGACCGGATTGGTGACTCCGAGCGCGTAG